GCAGGAGCTCGATGATGTGCTGCATGCATGGCTTGCCGGCCACCGGCACCATCGGCTTGGGCTGGTTCGACGTCAGCGGCCGCAGGCGGGTGCCCTCCCCGCCGGCCATCACGACCGCCTTCACGTCAGGCCTCCCTCGGCGGCCGCGTGTAGCGCGCGGCCGCCGCCAGCGAGAGCACGATTCCGAAGCCGAAGAGCACCTGCGGCCACGGCGCCGTCGTCACCATGAGCAGCGCGAGCGACACCATGATCACCGCCGTGGCCGTCTTGCCGGTCATGTTCACGGCCACCTGCGAGCCCATGTGGCGGGCGCGGAAGAGGAGCATGAGCCAGAGATCGCGCAAGAGCACCGGCAGCGCCAGCCACCACGGCAACCGGCCCCCGTACCAGAGCAGCACGAGCGCCATGTTGATCAGGAGCCGGTCGGCGAGCGGGTCGGCGATCCGCCCGAAGCGGGAGGGCCGGTCGGTGTGCCGCGCCAGGAAGCCGTCCAGGAAATCCGTCAGGCAGGCGGCCGCGAAGACGATCGCCGCAGGCCAGCTGGTCTCGTGCCCGGCGGACGCGAGCAGCACGGCGAACGGGATCACGGCGGCGAGCCGGACCGCGGTCAGGACGTTGGCGATCGGCCTCAACACTCGAGGCAAAGTCTACCGGGGGCGCCTGGGCGGGACCCGGGCGCCCCGGAGCTCAGCGAGGGCTCACGCTGACCGATACCACCACGCTCAGGACGGCGCAGCGGCGCGGACCGCGCACCCGCACGTACGACCACGGGCCCGCCTGGCTCGTGCTCACCCGCGGCCTGTGCGTCCCGGCCCACTTCACCGCGAAGGTGAACCGCGTGCCTGCAGGGATCGCGAACCGGTACGTCGCGGTCGGAGCCTTGGGCGTGAACTGGCCGCGCGGGCAGTTGCACCCCATCGCGAGCCGGCGCGGGAAGCCCTTGGGGACGCGCGCGAAGCACGGGCTGGGAATTGTCCGCGAGAAGAACTGCGATCCCGCGTGCACCCGAACGGGTGCGGCAGAGCTGGTCGTGGCCTGAGTCAGCGCCGCCACCATCACGGTGACGGCGATCAGTCCGAAGCGTCGCATCCTCGAGCCTCCCATCCAGTCTTGACGCCACCC
Above is a genomic segment from Gaiellales bacterium containing:
- a CDS encoding CDP-alcohol phosphatidyltransferase family protein, producing MLRPIANVLTAVRLAAVIPFAVLLASAGHETSWPAAIVFAAACLTDFLDGFLARHTDRPSRFGRIADPLADRLLINMALVLLWYGGRLPWWLALPVLLRDLWLMLLFRARHMGSQVAVNMTGKTATAVIMVSLALLMVTTAPWPQVLFGFGIVLSLAAAARYTRPPREA